From the genome of Primulina eburnea isolate SZY01 chromosome 12, ASM2296580v1, whole genome shotgun sequence, one region includes:
- the LOC140808322 gene encoding probable pre-mRNA-splicing factor ATP-dependent RNA helicase DEAH4 isoform X2, which yields MESKARLPILLFEEKIAETVDNNPVAVIIGETGSGKSTQLSQILHRKGYTRSGCIAVTQPRRVAAVSVSRRVSQELGVTLGKEVGYAIRFEDRTSEKTIIKYLTDGVLLRESLSDPELKQYSVIILDEAHERSLNTDILLGLMKRLIELRPLNLKVLITSATLDGEKVSRFFSNCPILNVPGKLFPVEIEHSSKMPKSYIEDSLSTAIGIHVREPAGDVLIFMTGQDDIEKMVAKLEERIQTLEEGTCMDAMVLPLHGSLPPELQVRVFTPPPLNCRRFIVATNIAETSLTVDGVVYVIDAGFVKQRQYNPLTGLYSLDAVQISKVQAIQRAGRAGRTHPGKCYRLYTSAVYNDFLDVTIPEIQRSSLAGSVLYLKSLDLPDIDILKFDFLDPPSVESLEDALRQLYLIDAINEDGSITSLGRTMAELPLEPSLSRTLLEANEYGCLAQALTVAAMLSVETSLFLGQRKGVEKKRKQTLSRLPDGSGWGDHIQLLQIYELWDQTDYDINWCKDNNLQVRGMMFVKDVRAQLSDIMHKIAKGNLDVRSSNRRKEGQDYRALRKALCSGFANQLAERMMRHNGYRTLGFKSQLAQAHPASVLKLDEDGKLPNYIVYHELIATSRPFMRNVCAVESHWVGPILAKLDKLDIIKLSGGIKKVSHEKPLVENSNQPKDGADIAQLSDDRDAK from the exons ATGGAATCAAAGGCGCGTCTGCCGATCCTTCTGTTCGAAGAGAAAATTGCGGAGACAGTGGATAACAACCCTGTAGCGGTGATAATCGGGGAAACGGGTTCGGGTAAAAGCACTCAGCTTTCCCAAATTCTTCATCGGAAAGGGTATACGCGATCAGGTTGCATCGCTGTCACTCAGCCTCGTCGTGTTGCTGCTGTTTCGGTGTCTCG GCGTGTTTCTCAAGAACTTGGTGTGACGCTTGGGAAAGAAGTAGGTTATGCCATACGTTTTGAAGATAGGACTTCAGAGAAGACAATTATCAA ATACCTTACAGACGGAGTTCTACTTCGGGAAAGCCTTTCGGATCCAGAACTGAAGCAATATTCAGTTATCATATTAGATGAAGCTCATGAGAGGAGCTTGAACAC GGATATATTGCTGGGACTGATGAAACGGTTGATTGAATTACGCCCCTTAAATTTAAAGGTTTTGATCACTTCAGCTACTCTTGATGGTGAAAAAGTATCCAGATTCTTCTCTAATTGCCCAATTCTTAATGTCCCCGGGAAGTTATTCCCTGTGGAGATAGAACATAGCTCCAAGATGCCCAAGAGTTATATTGAAGATTCTTTAAGTACTGCCATCG GGATACATGTTCGAGAACCTGCAGGCGATGTCTTAATTTTCATGACGGGACAGGATGATATAGAGAAGATGGTTGCGAAATTGGAAGAGAGAATCCAAACTCTGGAGGAAGGGACTTGTATGGATGCTATGGTTCTTCCACTTCATGGATCTCTGCCTCCTGAATTGCAG GTTCGTGTTTTCACTCCTCCACCTCTCAACTGTCGTCGTTTTATCGTTGCTACAAACATTGCTGAAACTTCTTTAACTGTAGATGGTGTGGT GTATGTAATTGATGCCGGTTTTGTGAAGCAGCGGCAGTACAACCCATTGACTGGCCTGTATTCACTTGATGCTGTCCAAATTAGCAA AGTGCAGGCTATTCAGCGTGCGGGAAGAGCTGGGAGAACGCATCCTGGAAAGTGCTATCGGTTGTACACTTCTGCTGTTTACAATGATTTTTTGGACGTTACAATCCCCGAAATACAGAGATCTTCCCTTGCTGGAAGTGTCCTCTATTTAAAATCATTGGACCTCCCTGACATTGATATACTCAAGTTTGATTTCCTTGACCCACCATCCG TTGAGTCTTTAGAAGATGCCTTAAGGCAACTATATCTTATTGATGCCATTAATGAAGACGGGTCAATCACAAGTCTTGGACGGACCATGGCTG AACTCCCGTTGGAACCTTCACTTTCAAGAACCTTGTTAGAGGCAAATGAGTACGGCTGCCTAGCTCAGGCTTTGACAGTTGCTGCTATGCTATCTGTTGAAACCTCTTTGTTTTTGGGTCAGAG gaagggtgttgagaaaaagAGAAAGCAAACTCTTTCTCGCCTTCCTGATGGTTCTGGTTGGGGCGACCACATCCAACTGCTTCAAATTTATGAGCTGTGGGATCAAACTGACTATGACATCAATTGGTGTAAAGACAACAACTTGCAG GTGCGGGGAATGATGTTTGTCAAGGATGTGAGAGCACAATTATCTGACATAATGCATAAGATAGCAAAAG GTAACCTCGATGTCAGATCCAGCAACAGAAGGAAAGAGGGCCAAGATTACCGAGCTTTAAGAAAAGCTCTATGTTCGGGATTTGCAAATCAGCTGGCTGAGCGCATGATGCGGCATAATGGCTATCGGACACTTGGTTTTAAGTCACAATTAGCTCAG GCACATCCAGCATCAGTTCTGAAATTAGATGAAGACGGAAAACTCCCGAATTATATTGTGTACCATGAGCTCATTGCTACATCAAGGCCATTTATGCGAAATGTTTGTGCAGTTGAGTCCCACTGGGTCGGGCCAATCTTGGCGAAACTTGATAAATTAGATATCATCAAGCTAAG TGGTGGAATTAAAAAAGTGTCTCATGAAAAACCTCTAGTGGAGAACTCAAACCAACCCAAAGATGGTGCTGATATTGCTCAACTTTCTGATGACCGTGATGCTAAATAG
- the LOC140808322 gene encoding probable pre-mRNA-splicing factor ATP-dependent RNA helicase DEAH4 isoform X1 — protein MESKARLPILLFEEKIAETVDNNPVAVIIGETGSGKSTQLSQILHRKGYTRSGCIAVTQPRRVAAVSVSRRVSQELGVTLGKEVGYAIRFEDRTSEKTIIKYLTDGVLLRESLSDPELKQYSVIILDEAHERSLNTDILLGLMKRLIELRPLNLKVLITSATLDGEKVSRFFSNCPILNVPGKLFPVEIEHSSKMPKSYIEDSLSTAIGIHVREPAGDVLIFMTGQDDIEKMVAKLEERIQTLEEGTCMDAMVLPLHGSLPPELQVFLASNFVAMFFTVILYTCFLFQVRVFTPPPLNCRRFIVATNIAETSLTVDGVVYVIDAGFVKQRQYNPLTGLYSLDAVQISKVQAIQRAGRAGRTHPGKCYRLYTSAVYNDFLDVTIPEIQRSSLAGSVLYLKSLDLPDIDILKFDFLDPPSVESLEDALRQLYLIDAINEDGSITSLGRTMAELPLEPSLSRTLLEANEYGCLAQALTVAAMLSVETSLFLGQRKGVEKKRKQTLSRLPDGSGWGDHIQLLQIYELWDQTDYDINWCKDNNLQVRGMMFVKDVRAQLSDIMHKIAKGNLDVRSSNRRKEGQDYRALRKALCSGFANQLAERMMRHNGYRTLGFKSQLAQAHPASVLKLDEDGKLPNYIVYHELIATSRPFMRNVCAVESHWVGPILAKLDKLDIIKLSGGIKKVSHEKPLVENSNQPKDGADIAQLSDDRDAK, from the exons ATGGAATCAAAGGCGCGTCTGCCGATCCTTCTGTTCGAAGAGAAAATTGCGGAGACAGTGGATAACAACCCTGTAGCGGTGATAATCGGGGAAACGGGTTCGGGTAAAAGCACTCAGCTTTCCCAAATTCTTCATCGGAAAGGGTATACGCGATCAGGTTGCATCGCTGTCACTCAGCCTCGTCGTGTTGCTGCTGTTTCGGTGTCTCG GCGTGTTTCTCAAGAACTTGGTGTGACGCTTGGGAAAGAAGTAGGTTATGCCATACGTTTTGAAGATAGGACTTCAGAGAAGACAATTATCAA ATACCTTACAGACGGAGTTCTACTTCGGGAAAGCCTTTCGGATCCAGAACTGAAGCAATATTCAGTTATCATATTAGATGAAGCTCATGAGAGGAGCTTGAACAC GGATATATTGCTGGGACTGATGAAACGGTTGATTGAATTACGCCCCTTAAATTTAAAGGTTTTGATCACTTCAGCTACTCTTGATGGTGAAAAAGTATCCAGATTCTTCTCTAATTGCCCAATTCTTAATGTCCCCGGGAAGTTATTCCCTGTGGAGATAGAACATAGCTCCAAGATGCCCAAGAGTTATATTGAAGATTCTTTAAGTACTGCCATCG GGATACATGTTCGAGAACCTGCAGGCGATGTCTTAATTTTCATGACGGGACAGGATGATATAGAGAAGATGGTTGCGAAATTGGAAGAGAGAATCCAAACTCTGGAGGAAGGGACTTGTATGGATGCTATGGTTCTTCCACTTCATGGATCTCTGCCTCCTGAATTGCAGGTTTTTCTTGCTTCCAACTTTGTTGCTATGTTCTTCACTGTCATCCTTTACACTTGCTTTTTGTTCCAGGTTCGTGTTTTCACTCCTCCACCTCTCAACTGTCGTCGTTTTATCGTTGCTACAAACATTGCTGAAACTTCTTTAACTGTAGATGGTGTGGT GTATGTAATTGATGCCGGTTTTGTGAAGCAGCGGCAGTACAACCCATTGACTGGCCTGTATTCACTTGATGCTGTCCAAATTAGCAA AGTGCAGGCTATTCAGCGTGCGGGAAGAGCTGGGAGAACGCATCCTGGAAAGTGCTATCGGTTGTACACTTCTGCTGTTTACAATGATTTTTTGGACGTTACAATCCCCGAAATACAGAGATCTTCCCTTGCTGGAAGTGTCCTCTATTTAAAATCATTGGACCTCCCTGACATTGATATACTCAAGTTTGATTTCCTTGACCCACCATCCG TTGAGTCTTTAGAAGATGCCTTAAGGCAACTATATCTTATTGATGCCATTAATGAAGACGGGTCAATCACAAGTCTTGGACGGACCATGGCTG AACTCCCGTTGGAACCTTCACTTTCAAGAACCTTGTTAGAGGCAAATGAGTACGGCTGCCTAGCTCAGGCTTTGACAGTTGCTGCTATGCTATCTGTTGAAACCTCTTTGTTTTTGGGTCAGAG gaagggtgttgagaaaaagAGAAAGCAAACTCTTTCTCGCCTTCCTGATGGTTCTGGTTGGGGCGACCACATCCAACTGCTTCAAATTTATGAGCTGTGGGATCAAACTGACTATGACATCAATTGGTGTAAAGACAACAACTTGCAG GTGCGGGGAATGATGTTTGTCAAGGATGTGAGAGCACAATTATCTGACATAATGCATAAGATAGCAAAAG GTAACCTCGATGTCAGATCCAGCAACAGAAGGAAAGAGGGCCAAGATTACCGAGCTTTAAGAAAAGCTCTATGTTCGGGATTTGCAAATCAGCTGGCTGAGCGCATGATGCGGCATAATGGCTATCGGACACTTGGTTTTAAGTCACAATTAGCTCAG GCACATCCAGCATCAGTTCTGAAATTAGATGAAGACGGAAAACTCCCGAATTATATTGTGTACCATGAGCTCATTGCTACATCAAGGCCATTTATGCGAAATGTTTGTGCAGTTGAGTCCCACTGGGTCGGGCCAATCTTGGCGAAACTTGATAAATTAGATATCATCAAGCTAAG TGGTGGAATTAAAAAAGTGTCTCATGAAAAACCTCTAGTGGAGAACTCAAACCAACCCAAAGATGGTGCTGATATTGCTCAACTTTCTGATGACCGTGATGCTAAATAG
- the LOC140808321 gene encoding uncharacterized protein isoform X1, with product MLYSISINQQALAFNYLALAMVLGLRSKHKRGASVRVQFIVHIQEIRPWPPSESLKSVQTVLIQWENGDQNFGSFLSVAGESNIVFNESFMLPITFHQDKKAGDKFKKNYLEFSLFEPRKDKAKGQLLGTASLNLADYGVIDHLLSINVPLSFKKSSSISVQPALIISFDPVDRDSSNSSPKAPFLEYDDNSSEIASFTDDDASSHSSRAAGSSTIVSVTTSPSHNEKNGYGNAGTNSLNEQNKNLSPPSNDSLFDARNHLNDYVSFSKFSERSMTSVKNSVSPSIRSSPSSISFRELLTKPNNTAIGFVRGSVYPNSHEVFANSNYKSSRNTQQYVEDKSFIRFSPEADIYRKGSSSQDKELQPEDVLIDDSHVGLANTIEERVRKDIQWDDQILEGTSRSTGNKLLEKLSDDKTKREVTTRSDTLAPNRKYPLFPPSISNKPQLKHVKSVQIHGTAKGNGFPADFYAGGKATDLDVYDVYHKKGKLSAKQKGKEQKGQHFDSKNEWKTRIEMLEEELKEAAAIEVGLYSVVAEHASSGNKVHAPARRISRFYSNICRDGSQAKRSSAARAAVSGLVLVSKSCGNDVPRLTYWLSNSIMLRAIVSQIAAELPHYNVSRMKHDGPESESAGRITNKQLDSSHMDGEITKPTEEFDDFEDVLTFIIALEKVESWLFSRIVESVWWQTFTPHMQPNLAKSSDRTNSSSDLKKSNGRRNNMGNHELGNLSIELWKKAFKDACERLCPIRAGGHECGCLSVLVRLVMEQLVNRLDAAMFNAILRESAEEMPTDPFSDPISDSKVLPIPAGKSSFGAGAQLKNAIGNWSRWLTDLFGIEDESYEDTNILVDGNKPKSFKAFRLLHALSNLMMLPFGMLADASTRKEVCPTFGPALIKRVLNNFVPDEFCPEPMPHNIIAALDSEDISDCHEDMVTSFPCTATPTKYSPPAAALLTCVGEVGSQVLQSSRLSTLKKSYASDDELDELNSPLTSIIPDSFLTSSALAKLSLMPKEKGGRNVVRYQLLREIWKDVE from the exons ATGTTGTATTCAATCAGTATCAACCAACAAGCTTTAGCTTTTAATTATCTTGCTCTAGCTATGGTTCTGGGGCTGAGGTCGAAGCACAAACGGGGTGCTTCAGTTAGAGTTCAGTTCATTGTCCATATACAGGAGATTAGGCCTTGGCCACCATCTGAGTCTCTTAAATCTGTTCAAACCGTTTTGATTCAGTGGGAAAATGGTGATCAGAATTTTGGTTCATTTCTCTCAGTTGCTGGGGAATCCAATATCGTATTTAATGAGTCTTTCATGCTTCCTATTACTTTTCACCAAGATAAGAAAGCTGGCGACAAGTTTAAAAAGAATTATTTGGAGTTTAGCTTGTTCGAGCCTCGGAAAGATAAGGCTAAAGGACAACTCTTGGGGACAGCTTCATTGAATCTTGCAGATTATGGAGTGATTGATCATTTGTTAAGTATAAATGTCCCCTTAAGCTTCAAGAAAAGTTCAAGTATTTCAGTCCAACCGGCTTTGATTATTAGTTTTGATCCGGTTGATAGGGATAGCTCTAATTCCTCACCTAAAGCTCCCTTCCTTGAATATGATGACAATAGCTCAGAAATCGCCTCTTTTACTGATGATGATGCTTCTTCACATTCATCGAGGGCCGCTGGTTCATCAACCATCGTGTCTGTAACAACTTCACCATCTCATAATGAGAAG AATGGATATGGAAATGCTGGAACCAACTCTTTGAACGAGCAAAACAAGAACTTAAGTCCTCCATCAAATGATTCGTTATTTGATGCCAGAAATCATTTAAATGACTATGTTTCATTTTCCAAGTTTTCTGAGCGAAGTATGACATCTGTCAAGAACTCTGTTTCCCCCTCCATTAGATCCTCTCCCTCATCCATAAGTTTCCGAGAGTTACTTACTAAGCCTAATAACACTGCAATAGGTTTTGTGAGGGGAAGTGTTTACCCCAATTCCCATGAAGTTTTTGCTAACAGCAACTATAAAAGTAGCAGAAACACTCAGCAATATGTAGAAGACAAATCCTTCATAAGATTTTCTCCTGAAGCTGATATTTATAGAAAAGGCAGTTCTTCTCAAGATAAAGAGTTGCAACCAGAAGATGTTTTGATTGACGACTCACATGTTGGTTTGGCGAATACCATTGAGGAAAGGGTAAGAAAAGATATTCAATGGGATGATCAGATATTGGAAGGGACAAGCCGTTCTACAGGGAATAAGTTACTTGAGAAATTATCAGATGATAAGACAAAAAGGGAGGTGACAACAAGAAGCGATACTCTTGCTCCAAATAGAAAATATCCGTTATTTCCACCATCCATCAGTAACAAACCTCAGTTGAAGCACGTAAAATCTGTGCAAATACACGGCACAGCTAAAGGGAATGGATTTCCGGCCGACTTTTATGCTGGGGGAAAAGCAACAGACCTCGATGTATATGATGTCTATCACAAGAAAGGTAAACTTAGTGCAAAACAGAAAGGAAAGGAACAAAAAGGTCAGCATTTTGACAGTAAAAATGAATGGAAAACTAGAATTGAGATGCTTGAGGAAGAACTGAAAGAAGCTGCAGCAATTGAAGTTGGATTATATTCAGTAGTTGCTGAGCATGCCAGTTCGGGAAATAAGGTCCATGCCCCAGCTAGACGAATTTCAAGATTTTACAGTAACATTTGCAGAGATGGATCTCAAGCAAAGCGATCTAGTGCAGCAAGAGCTGCAGTGTCTGGTTTGGTTTTGGTTTCTAAATCATGTGGAAACGATGTCCCGAG GTTGACATACTGGTTATCAAATTCAATTATGTTGAGGGCCATTGTCAGCCAAATTGCTGCAGAATTACCACACTATAATGTATCACGAATGAAACATGATGGTCCTGAATCTGAATCGGCTGGAAGAATTACAAATAAACAGCTAGACTCCTCTCACATGGATGGGGAGATTACTAAACCAACTGAAGAATTTGATGACTTCGAGGATGTCTTGACATTCattattgcactagaaaaggtTGAATCTTGGCTCTTTTCTCGGATCGTCGAATCAGTTTGGTGGCAG ACTTTTACCCCACATATGCAGCCAAATCTAGCAAAAAGTAGTGATAGAACTAACAGCAGCTCAGACTTGAAGAAATCGAATGGAAGAAGAAATAATATGGGTAATCATGAACTGGGAAACTTGTCTATAGAGTTGTGGAAGAAAGCATTCAAAGATGCATGTGAAAGGCTTTGTCCAATCCGGGCTGGAGGGCATGAATGTGGCTGCTTATCTGTGCTGGTTAGACTG GTAATGGAGCAGTTAGTTAATAGATTGGACGCTGCAATGTTCAATGCTATCCTACGTGAATCCGCTGAAGAAATGCCAACTGATCCTTTTTCTGATCCCATTAGTGATTCCAAGGTCCTCCCAATTCCAGCTGGAAAATCAAGCTTTGGAGCTGGTGCACAGTTAAAAAATGCT ATCGGAAACTGGTCCAGATGGCTCACAGATCTTTTCGGCATAGAAGATGAGTCGTACGAGGACACTAACATTCTTGTTGATGGCAACAAACCAAAATCTTTCAAGGCTTTCAGGCTCCTCCATGCATTAAGTAATCTTATGATGCTTCCATTTGGAATGCTTGCTGATGCGTCCACCCGAAAAGAG GTTTGCCCGACATTTGGTCCAGCCCTAATCAAAAGGGTTCTGAACAATTTTGTTCCTGATGAATTCTGTCCTGAACCGATGCCACACAACATAATTGCTGCCCTTGATTCCGAG GATATTTCTGACTGTCACGAAGATATGGTCACATCCTTTCCTTGCACCGCAACTCCCACAAAATATTCACCACCCGCAGCAGCTTTGCTAACTTGTGTGGGAGAAGTTGGAAGCCAAGTGCTTCAAAGTAGCAGATTATCAACACTCAAGAAATCATACGCTAGTGACGATGAGTTGGATGAACTCAACTCACCGTTGACATCAATTATTCCTGATAGCTTCCTCACTTCTTCTGCTTTAGCCAAACTCAGCTTGATGCCAAAGGAAAAGGGTGGGAGGAATGTTGTCAGATATCAGCTGCTTCGGGAAATATGGAAAGACGTTGAATAG
- the LOC140808321 gene encoding uncharacterized protein isoform X2 → MVLGLRSKHKRGASVRVQFIVHIQEIRPWPPSESLKSVQTVLIQWENGDQNFGSFLSVAGESNIVFNESFMLPITFHQDKKAGDKFKKNYLEFSLFEPRKDKAKGQLLGTASLNLADYGVIDHLLSINVPLSFKKSSSISVQPALIISFDPVDRDSSNSSPKAPFLEYDDNSSEIASFTDDDASSHSSRAAGSSTIVSVTTSPSHNEKNGYGNAGTNSLNEQNKNLSPPSNDSLFDARNHLNDYVSFSKFSERSMTSVKNSVSPSIRSSPSSISFRELLTKPNNTAIGFVRGSVYPNSHEVFANSNYKSSRNTQQYVEDKSFIRFSPEADIYRKGSSSQDKELQPEDVLIDDSHVGLANTIEERVRKDIQWDDQILEGTSRSTGNKLLEKLSDDKTKREVTTRSDTLAPNRKYPLFPPSISNKPQLKHVKSVQIHGTAKGNGFPADFYAGGKATDLDVYDVYHKKGKLSAKQKGKEQKGQHFDSKNEWKTRIEMLEEELKEAAAIEVGLYSVVAEHASSGNKVHAPARRISRFYSNICRDGSQAKRSSAARAAVSGLVLVSKSCGNDVPRLTYWLSNSIMLRAIVSQIAAELPHYNVSRMKHDGPESESAGRITNKQLDSSHMDGEITKPTEEFDDFEDVLTFIIALEKVESWLFSRIVESVWWQTFTPHMQPNLAKSSDRTNSSSDLKKSNGRRNNMGNHELGNLSIELWKKAFKDACERLCPIRAGGHECGCLSVLVRLVMEQLVNRLDAAMFNAILRESAEEMPTDPFSDPISDSKVLPIPAGKSSFGAGAQLKNAIGNWSRWLTDLFGIEDESYEDTNILVDGNKPKSFKAFRLLHALSNLMMLPFGMLADASTRKEVCPTFGPALIKRVLNNFVPDEFCPEPMPHNIIAALDSEDISDCHEDMVTSFPCTATPTKYSPPAAALLTCVGEVGSQVLQSSRLSTLKKSYASDDELDELNSPLTSIIPDSFLTSSALAKLSLMPKEKGGRNVVRYQLLREIWKDVE, encoded by the exons ATGGTTCTGGGGCTGAGGTCGAAGCACAAACGGGGTGCTTCAGTTAGAGTTCAGTTCATTGTCCATATACAGGAGATTAGGCCTTGGCCACCATCTGAGTCTCTTAAATCTGTTCAAACCGTTTTGATTCAGTGGGAAAATGGTGATCAGAATTTTGGTTCATTTCTCTCAGTTGCTGGGGAATCCAATATCGTATTTAATGAGTCTTTCATGCTTCCTATTACTTTTCACCAAGATAAGAAAGCTGGCGACAAGTTTAAAAAGAATTATTTGGAGTTTAGCTTGTTCGAGCCTCGGAAAGATAAGGCTAAAGGACAACTCTTGGGGACAGCTTCATTGAATCTTGCAGATTATGGAGTGATTGATCATTTGTTAAGTATAAATGTCCCCTTAAGCTTCAAGAAAAGTTCAAGTATTTCAGTCCAACCGGCTTTGATTATTAGTTTTGATCCGGTTGATAGGGATAGCTCTAATTCCTCACCTAAAGCTCCCTTCCTTGAATATGATGACAATAGCTCAGAAATCGCCTCTTTTACTGATGATGATGCTTCTTCACATTCATCGAGGGCCGCTGGTTCATCAACCATCGTGTCTGTAACAACTTCACCATCTCATAATGAGAAG AATGGATATGGAAATGCTGGAACCAACTCTTTGAACGAGCAAAACAAGAACTTAAGTCCTCCATCAAATGATTCGTTATTTGATGCCAGAAATCATTTAAATGACTATGTTTCATTTTCCAAGTTTTCTGAGCGAAGTATGACATCTGTCAAGAACTCTGTTTCCCCCTCCATTAGATCCTCTCCCTCATCCATAAGTTTCCGAGAGTTACTTACTAAGCCTAATAACACTGCAATAGGTTTTGTGAGGGGAAGTGTTTACCCCAATTCCCATGAAGTTTTTGCTAACAGCAACTATAAAAGTAGCAGAAACACTCAGCAATATGTAGAAGACAAATCCTTCATAAGATTTTCTCCTGAAGCTGATATTTATAGAAAAGGCAGTTCTTCTCAAGATAAAGAGTTGCAACCAGAAGATGTTTTGATTGACGACTCACATGTTGGTTTGGCGAATACCATTGAGGAAAGGGTAAGAAAAGATATTCAATGGGATGATCAGATATTGGAAGGGACAAGCCGTTCTACAGGGAATAAGTTACTTGAGAAATTATCAGATGATAAGACAAAAAGGGAGGTGACAACAAGAAGCGATACTCTTGCTCCAAATAGAAAATATCCGTTATTTCCACCATCCATCAGTAACAAACCTCAGTTGAAGCACGTAAAATCTGTGCAAATACACGGCACAGCTAAAGGGAATGGATTTCCGGCCGACTTTTATGCTGGGGGAAAAGCAACAGACCTCGATGTATATGATGTCTATCACAAGAAAGGTAAACTTAGTGCAAAACAGAAAGGAAAGGAACAAAAAGGTCAGCATTTTGACAGTAAAAATGAATGGAAAACTAGAATTGAGATGCTTGAGGAAGAACTGAAAGAAGCTGCAGCAATTGAAGTTGGATTATATTCAGTAGTTGCTGAGCATGCCAGTTCGGGAAATAAGGTCCATGCCCCAGCTAGACGAATTTCAAGATTTTACAGTAACATTTGCAGAGATGGATCTCAAGCAAAGCGATCTAGTGCAGCAAGAGCTGCAGTGTCTGGTTTGGTTTTGGTTTCTAAATCATGTGGAAACGATGTCCCGAG GTTGACATACTGGTTATCAAATTCAATTATGTTGAGGGCCATTGTCAGCCAAATTGCTGCAGAATTACCACACTATAATGTATCACGAATGAAACATGATGGTCCTGAATCTGAATCGGCTGGAAGAATTACAAATAAACAGCTAGACTCCTCTCACATGGATGGGGAGATTACTAAACCAACTGAAGAATTTGATGACTTCGAGGATGTCTTGACATTCattattgcactagaaaaggtTGAATCTTGGCTCTTTTCTCGGATCGTCGAATCAGTTTGGTGGCAG ACTTTTACCCCACATATGCAGCCAAATCTAGCAAAAAGTAGTGATAGAACTAACAGCAGCTCAGACTTGAAGAAATCGAATGGAAGAAGAAATAATATGGGTAATCATGAACTGGGAAACTTGTCTATAGAGTTGTGGAAGAAAGCATTCAAAGATGCATGTGAAAGGCTTTGTCCAATCCGGGCTGGAGGGCATGAATGTGGCTGCTTATCTGTGCTGGTTAGACTG GTAATGGAGCAGTTAGTTAATAGATTGGACGCTGCAATGTTCAATGCTATCCTACGTGAATCCGCTGAAGAAATGCCAACTGATCCTTTTTCTGATCCCATTAGTGATTCCAAGGTCCTCCCAATTCCAGCTGGAAAATCAAGCTTTGGAGCTGGTGCACAGTTAAAAAATGCT ATCGGAAACTGGTCCAGATGGCTCACAGATCTTTTCGGCATAGAAGATGAGTCGTACGAGGACACTAACATTCTTGTTGATGGCAACAAACCAAAATCTTTCAAGGCTTTCAGGCTCCTCCATGCATTAAGTAATCTTATGATGCTTCCATTTGGAATGCTTGCTGATGCGTCCACCCGAAAAGAG GTTTGCCCGACATTTGGTCCAGCCCTAATCAAAAGGGTTCTGAACAATTTTGTTCCTGATGAATTCTGTCCTGAACCGATGCCACACAACATAATTGCTGCCCTTGATTCCGAG GATATTTCTGACTGTCACGAAGATATGGTCACATCCTTTCCTTGCACCGCAACTCCCACAAAATATTCACCACCCGCAGCAGCTTTGCTAACTTGTGTGGGAGAAGTTGGAAGCCAAGTGCTTCAAAGTAGCAGATTATCAACACTCAAGAAATCATACGCTAGTGACGATGAGTTGGATGAACTCAACTCACCGTTGACATCAATTATTCCTGATAGCTTCCTCACTTCTTCTGCTTTAGCCAAACTCAGCTTGATGCCAAAGGAAAAGGGTGGGAGGAATGTTGTCAGATATCAGCTGCTTCGGGAAATATGGAAAGACGTTGAATAG